The sequence GTCTCGTACACAACCGACAGACTACAGCCAGCGCGCACCCGCTGCAGCTGGACTGCTCCCCAGAGAGAAGCTTGGTTTTTGCAAtgtgatgataataataataataaaaaaaatcataaaaaagctTCCAGCAAAAAATTTCACTGAAGAGAAAATGGTAACTCAAATAAAGGTTTAGATTAAAATTAACTTTGTATCTGTCATTCATTTGGAACGCTTCAATTGTTCCATAGCTACTCAATTTATCTATTCATTGGCATTTTTGTTAAACGTTAAATTTTGTTAATGCCTTAAAGGAACATTAAGTAACATGGATCAAGAACTCCAAATAATGAGGGCAGTCCTTTGAAAGCTAAATCCTAAGAAATGTGAGCTTCTCGCCTAATAAGTTGCTTAACTggaacacataaataaataaagcatttacaCAACACTTAACAGGCTGAGAATAGTTAGAAGTGAGTTTAGGCAGGTACGGGATTTTTCAAAGCAGCCGATTACAGGCGTTCGAGAGGATGAACGTCACCTACTGTGGAAGCGTAAAGTTACCTACAGGACATTTAAACATTACTAGGATTGGCTAAAATTGGGCTTTTCTTGGTTTCTCGTTTTCAAAGCCTTCCTCCCCAGAAGGACAAGAGTGGTATGACGTGTTGCAAAATAGTTATTATGCCAGATATACCCCAGTTACCAGAAAGCAGATTTCTGAACCCGCCCCTGTAAAGCTAACAGAAGATAGATGCAGTATATATAtaactgtgtgtgtatatgtgtgtgtatatatatatgtacaatTAAGTATCAGATGCAGAATAGAAAGGTGGTTTTGCCTCATTTTTCCAGAGAGAACCTGAAAGAACTGAATCGTGGTCTGATGGTTGTAGACTGTAGCAGTTCTATACCAAGACACCAAATATACAGGTGACACTTCTCAACCGAGACCCTCCCTCCTAACGCCAAAGTACCCGACACAGGGCTACCGTGGAGCCTCCCCACGAGAtgctgaaaaaccccaaacaaacccaaagcaggTAGAGAGATGAGTAGTTGAGGTGTGCTTTAATTTTGAGGGCTGGTTTTATGACAGCTACTGTAAGAGTCTGCGTGTGCAGGCACGATGACAATTCAGTTTCTTGTCCTAGGAATGGGCAAGACATGACAAAACCGGCCGTGCCTACAGCGTCCAGCTCAGAACCGTGTGAGAGAACCGAACATGGGAACAGGCAACCAAACAGCTCACACAAAGGACAAGCGCTCGCCTCTAAACCGCCTGATTCCATACAGCACAAAactgcttaataaaaaaaaccaaacacttaaaGTGAAGATAAAAATCGGACTTCAAACATACCTTCTTCTGCAGCACAACGCTTGCCTCCCTTccatttttctgccatttttccaGCCAAAACAAGCAGAGTTTTAGACTTGTGTAGAAGCTATATTATAACTGAAATGTAACGCAGACACTAATTCCTCACGACAAAATGCAGTTCCAAGTGCAGAATGGTTTCAGTGTATGGCCCGTTATTGATCGCGACACTAGGAGCTTAAAGAAACCTTTAACAGAAGAGCAGGGCCAAAGTACTACGCGGCAAGATGAGCACCTGGGAATCAGCTTGGGCTGAGGGAGGGACGGGACACGGCTTGGGCAAATCTGAGAAGCTCAAGCACAGCAACATGCGAACAGTTAACATTCGTGACATACAATATAAACAACGCTTACAATAAATCCTTAAAGCTTCATCCATCTTTTTGCTATACCACACTGTTTTTATACCCCGTTAGAAGGAAAggcatttcttttaatattaaatcTTCTACAAAATTCCCTTGACTCCCATGCTTTGCCCTAACACGCTATCAGTGTctctttgggaaaacaaacaaaaggatttCAGGCTGCTTTTTTCGACAGATACAAACATGGGGGAGAAAAGCGCCCGTTTCTCTCCAAGCCCAGAGCTGAACACTGACATCATTCACCACTTGCGACTTactagttttttttccccctgaagcaTTTCTGTCTAAATATTGAGCTGGGTTCTCCTTTATGAAAACACTTACTTTGAATTGTTCTCCCACGGAAATACTCGTGCAGATTTTTATTCTCTTGTGGGGGAGCCTTGGTCCCATCAGAATTAATAGCAAACCCCTAACTCTGGAAACAAACCAGGAAATTTCGTGCATTGTGATTCTATTTGTTGTCACTTCACACATCATCCACCACTTCCACTATTTTGAGATGCAGAGCAATAGATCCAAAATAAGTTTCCCATGCAAGCATCAGAAATATACATAAgacttttaatataaataaatatacaaaagcTTATGTGAATTTTACAGATGAGATGAACAGAAGTATTTCAGAGTCAGATAACCATTTATTTATGGTGAATTTCTGGCTCCCTTGGAAACAGCAGAACCAACTTTTAAACTAGTCCCAAACTCAAAGAACATTGTTTtgtttaaagacaaatattttgagaatatattttgaatattttgagAAGGAAGGCACTTATTCACAACgcacaaacatttaaaaacctaCACAAACATTAATAAGTGGCATGAATTCCTGAACAGACATTAAAAAAGTTACAATATGCATATCATTAGTTTCCCATATGAAAACCATATATAAATTTTTGGTTACTAATAGCTTCATGcttattttcacatttattttactgAGAACAATATATTGTAATTTGTAAACAGATAAATATTAATTCCTCTCTTAGCAGTCATTCAAAAGTtatctgcacacacacaaaaaagttattttggcaCCTTTTAACACAGTGTCCACgtaaacatttcttccttctacacACACAGCCGCCACCAAATTTCTGTACCAAGTGCCCTTTGGTAAATCATTCACCCATCAAATAAATAAGCGGCTGAAGCAGGGTTCAGTTAATACCTCAGGCTGCGAAATCTTGGTTTTCTTAGGCTAAGCATGGGTTGTTTGATGGTAGGTTTGTTCTCAAATAGCACTGCTTCGTTTTCTGTCGTTGGAAATCTGTTCTGGTAGATCAGAGGGTACTCCTTCTGAAActagaaaatataaaagcaaaagttaaataaaatagcaGACTCCACAAAAAACTCTGGCTGTGCAGGGCTTGAGCATGAATCACCTCGTAAGGATGCACatcagcaggaggagcaggactACCAGCATGTAAAGCAACTCTGCCGTGAGACTTGACCAAAGCTGTAACCCTTTGTTCGCAACTGATAAACAATGAGCCAAACAGGAATTTTATCAGGCACCTCATCCTCtgttaaaatgagaaaagcatcTAAGCTCATTTTATTCCCAAGGATTTTTAGCTGCTGTGACTGGAATAGCACGATGAGCGAAGAGGGTACCGTTCTGGCAGCCTGGATGCCCACTTGCAGTCGCTCACCACGCTGCTCATCAGCTGAGTGACAGCAACGCTGCTTCTCCTTTGAGCAGCAGGACCAGCGTTCCCCCCCTCCCGAGCCAGGCACGACAGCCCCCCTGCGAAGCCACACTGTCCAGCATCGCTCTCTATTCTGTTTATGTCTAGAAAGCTGTCTTTCGAGGATCACAACGATGTGTTTTACCCAAATGGAAGCAAAGATTGAGCATCTTTTGAAGGTATTCTCTCAGGAAAGCTTGCTACTTAACCCAGGGAGTTATTTTTCAATTCCTGCCGATATACAACTAAACAAAAATATCTGGCTTTTGACATCTTGCCTGTTTCCTGCGCAAGGTCTCAAGAAGGAATAATGGTACCTACATCTATGCACCATCCAAAGCTTTCTGCTGATGGATTCAACCCACAGAAAATGACGCCATCCGTAGCTTTCAGCACTAACCCAACTTGGGCCTAACCCTCTAGAAAGTGCCACGCATTTGGCTTTCCCCAATTCGAACTATCAAAACTGAATAATCACTCCAAATTGTTGTGATTTCTCACACCACCGGCTATCCCAGCACAAACAGTAAGACTCTAATGATACAGCTCTGTGAATTTTAGGAATAAACGTTGCTAACACACAGGCCTCACAGTACAAGCTGCTTCTGGACTTTGGTGGCAACTCACCAAATATTTAAGTATGTGCTTCAAGTGTTACTATTAGAGGAttttagtttatttccttcctccttgctTCACCTGCTTAAAGTGCTGCTGTGTATCACTTCTTACTGCTTGTTTACTCCAAGTTTTAATCGACTGTAATTAACTACTCTTCTTTACACGCAGGAAGTTTTAATGAACTTGAACAAGAGTCCAGCCTTCATTTTTACGGGACCAGAAAGTTTTCATCACACACATGAATGTCAGTgtggcagaagctggaggaggggCAGCAAAGAGAAAGCAATGTGCTagctctgaaaagctgctttctcAAATTTGAGTCACAAGACTCGCTTAGGAGATTCTAGGACAAGTACAATACTATTCAATTGGTCAGAAATACTTGCCAAAggttttctaaaaaagaaaaaaaaaaaaacctccagtaTTAAATCCTGCCAGAATTGCTGTATTTTAGATTTAGTATTAGGCAATATGTTAGTAGGCCATAGAACTGCCAGATAATCTTGAGCAATATACATGTTACAAAACACAAAGGTAAGTCCACAAAAAAGAATGTTTCAGAATTGTGGACAGATAGAGCTTGACCTCTTAAAGCAAGAAATCACCGCTTTTATTGCCGATTGGTTTTAAGCCCATCTACAGCATTTTAATGGCAACCTCGTATATGCAATGCACCACACGAAACCATGCTGTAATCCTATCGCACACTATGTAACGGAGAGCAGCGGCTTCGAATAATTTTATACTGGTTTTAAATCATTGTTTGAGCAGGGCTGCGGCCAGACAGTATGAAATGCTGTATCAGACACTGTCTTTAAACCCCAGTCAGAACATGCAATCAAACCCCATGAAACAGCTCTCTTCCATAAAACATGCATCTCTCTCCATGCATTCTGCTCCTGTTCCGTACCGGGGTCTAGTGACTGAGATCCTTCCCTCACAAAGGCATTTTCCAAAGGAGATGCAATATCCACCGAGTTCCTCACCTGTTTTAacttcttctttttgtctttcacagACAACTTTTTATCTTTGATAATGTTCTCCAAGAGCTCTGCCACTGCAGCTTGAGAGGTAGAAACCTTTTGTTCTTCAAACTCCTGAGGAGTTATTTGTTTGCAGTATGAATATGTTGGCAATATGGCACAAATTTCTTCCGTTGGATATTTGCACTGAAACGAAAGGTGAAGAAGGGGTCTGCATATACTCAAATTATTATGTATTATTTCAGTAAGAAAGTACCTGACAAACACCCAAGCAAAGTAACTTACAGTGACATGACAAGTTGCAAAACGTTATGAAGTAGCCACTATCTATGACTGCACCAACAGTCTAGTAGTTAAAGTTTGCATTCAAAATACAGTggtttcatttgcagttttcccATTCCACCTTCAGAAGAAATACTCTGCAGTTAGCAAATGAACTTAAACTTCTGCCATGCCACCAACCTGAGCCATCTTCATGTATTCTATGTGATTTCGCACTGCAACCTGCAGGTAAGTCGGTACTTTAAATATTTCCTGTTGATGGTCCATTAGAAAGGAAACTAATCGTGTAGAAAGCAGCTCATCGAGATCTACTTCTTctgcacagcacagcacacagcGAGAAAATGTCTGTATCATCTAGAAGTGTTTAGCAGATCATTAGTACGCGCCGGTGAGGGATCTGCCTGCTTTCCAGTCTGTACAATGAATTCTCCAGTACCAACTTTCATTGCAATCTCTCTTGCCTGCACCACTGGTCAAGAGAGGAGGAAAACCGattataattttttcctcatctgaaataaagtaatttctTATAACCTGGCACTTGTACTTTTTTTGAATTGAACAGTACTTTCaattaagaaatacatattttaaagtaGTAATAAGAAAAAGTCTTCCCCTGTAGAAAAGCGTACATCTTCAATTAGCATTTTGAGACAAGTGAGATGATAAAAAGAACCTGCAGAGCCAACGTAGCCAAGATCTAATGCACACCAAGAGCCAGTTTTAAATACCTCTAAACCCCATTTTTATAGCTTTCATATTTCCAGTTTTTAGTAGGCTTATTTTAAATTAGCATGTGCAGGTACTTTGTTGCTACGTCTAATCTTATTTGACAAGAACTTTTAGTTGTTCCAATGAAAGCTTAAATTCAGATCTTGAAGGTAGTCTTTAAACTCAATAGGCAGAAAATTTACTTCTTTGGAACCGTTTTTGTCATAACTTCACATACACAAACGTTTAGCTCAAAAATAGGTTTTCTACAGACACTTTGTCAACACCTTTTAAGTTAAATGGCAGTTGGGTGAGAAGTCAGACTAAACAATTATTTCCATTCCTTTAAGaaattcccttctcctcccaaagTAAACAAAAGCAACACCAATATTTGAAATACATTAGGATGGAGACAAGAAAGCGCTTGCTTCAAGTCAGATTTTTGTAAATATTCTGGAGATAAAAAATCTGCCCGTTAATCACTATTTAATTACAATAAGACAAGAACCTCCAGCAGAGAATACTGCTGGTATTCTCAGCATTACTTCAGCTGAGTTCTTAAAACAATAGGTACGCTGCACTCATGATTCTCTTACCAAAGAACGTGTGCCCATCGCATCGTGCAGTCGCGGCATATCAACATTTTCACTGAGCCGGGAGATCATACGCATTAGGAGCTGAATCTTTCTACGATTTGGTGGTGGAAGCAACAAACAACATATTTGTAGTGCTTCAACAGCAATTCTTTCTAAGTGAGGCTGAAGGAGGTCTACAAGTTAATTGCAAAGACAGCCGTCATTAGCATTTGAACAAACTTTCAGGATACTTTCATCTTGGTAcaagaaatctcatttttttcaaTAATCATAATCTACGTTTCATAGAAATCAGCTGTAACATAGTAGATAACGTTATGCGGCCTTTTTGTGTGTGGTCATCTTCAATTCCTTCATTATAATAAACTGCCGGTACAATTAAGACCCTAATACAATTAAGAAATGACACTAAAGTTATTCCCAGAAGTATTTCCAGAAAACATGTTTCAAGGACCAGAAAGATACATCTCCTCCAAGAGGCAGGTCAGTGCAAATTCCATGCCTTGCTCTTAGACAGTGTCTAGGTCAGAATTACTTATCACTTACCTTACCTGAACAACAAGGTGTATTACTGACACATCAGGGTTAAGACTCCAAAGACACTCCGCACTATTTGTTAGCGGAGGTACAAAGGGCTACCTTTAAACACTGCAATTTAGCAaccaggtttttttgtttgtttggttttttttttttaagaaaaaagcaaccCAGAGATCATGTTATATGCGTATCAAAAAACCTAGCAACAGTGCCAAAGATTAAGGAAGCAGAGATTAGTTAGCCAACACAATAAGCCAATACAACATGCTTTAGGAAGCCATCTTACTTTGCGTGCCAGTCAACATATAAGAAGCGTGAGTGAAAGAGCATTCTGAGAGTTCTACGGTACTTTTGCTGAGTCTCTTATTGATGGTGATATCAGAAACCTCAGTCCTGATGTCCACTGAAGAAGCCACACCAGAAGCGTTTGGTTTTCCTTGCCCACCAAGCTGAGACCTTGGCTTTACTGTGATTTCAGCAACTGGTATATTAATACTAGCACAACTTTTCGAGTTCCTCTTGCCAAGTATACTCAGCGACCTGCGTATTTGCTTCGGCCCGCAATTTTCATTTAACAGCTCTTTATCCTGAAGAGTTGAGGCAGACACTCTCTTGATACCATGGGTTTGGTTTTGATGTGTGCTATCAAAACCGAGCTCCAATACAGAATTAGGTTTATGTTCATACGTGAAcatatgtttttcatttcttctgcccAGGACGGTGTTCATATCGCTTTGCCTGAGGGAATCATATTCTCCTTTATGATATACATTTGAAGGAGTTTCTCCAATTCTTTCCAAAGAGTAACATCTTGTCCTAAACGTTCGAGGTGGATCTTGTTCATTCCTGAAACCTGAAAGATTTTGACAACTTCCTCCTATTAGATTATCAGCACTACTTTGTTTACATATCAGTTTATGTTGCTGCAATTTCTTTGCACATTGTTTTTGAAAAGTTAGCTCGTCTGCAGAGGACTTTCTGGAAGCTTCatattctttctttgttttgtcaGGCTCTTTGCGAAGTAGGCTTAGAAGAAGACACTCAGTTGACTTGAAAGAGTTCAAGTGAAGGATTTTTGAAGGTTGTGGGTCATATTTCTCATCTTGGACAGAATGTTTTCCACTGCATATAGCTGGAATTGTGATGTAGCCACACATAActatcagaaaatgaaatataagtTAAGATGCAAGTGGTATGAAAATGAACAAGACCAGAAAGAAAGTTGCTAACTGAACAGAGAAGACAAGAAATATAAGACGCAAATTTATAGTTGACTCTGTTAGTAACACCTAAGAAAACATTAGCTCAGTCCAAAAGCACcaacatgcaaaaataaagagAGTTAACATACTGCAGTAGTGAGGAACAGACAGGAACGAGCACATATTTTTAAGTTATGGTTACTGCACATATTTAGAATGTTAGCTCAGACAGCAATTTATATAGGATATTATGAGTCAGAACTGCATTTCAATTAATGTTGTAATACAGAATAATAACATTGATGATCTTCCTCAGATTCAAGCTGCCATACAGATTAGGGGGTGAAGGTCTGATTTGAATTACAGATTTGTTCCCCAGTTGATAAAAACTTAGAGCTTCCACTGATTATTTCTAAATTTATACGTAcctaaaatattaacaaaaagtTCATAGTATTCAAAAGTAAGTAACGGTTCAGGGAGACTGAGAAAGTAATCAGCAACCGTTCTGAATACATCTCGTTCAAACCCACTGTAAGTTGGTTGGCTCATATCATTATTTCTAGGCCCTaaaagagatgaagaaagaaaattcacagaaGTATTTACTCTCACaattccattattaaaaaaaaaagtgaaaaatcaacaTAAAGTTTGTTCTCGTAGGAATGACTGTTTCACAAGAAAGAATCATGTCAGCAGTATACAAATACTTTGTTTAGTTCAGCATTGTACCGCTTGTACGCAAAAATGGTATAAAATATTCTATATAGCCACTGAGGAACTGCGCTCAGTTTCAACAAGCTGTTCCACCccaagaaaataagtgaaaactcATTTATGCCCTTTATAGGTTCCTCAGCAGAATAACAACAAACTCTTagtattttccttcatttccaaaCTACAGTAATCCCAGTTGTCCCACAGGGAGCTCTAGCTTCCAGCTCAAGAAGCTCATGCTATGACCAGCTTTGGAGAAGGTGCTGAGAAGCCAGCCAACATATACACATTGCTTTATGCATACGCCAAACAAAGCTGGTCGG is a genomic window of Rissa tridactyla isolate bRisTri1 chromosome 8, bRisTri1.patW.cur.20221130, whole genome shotgun sequence containing:
- the DEPDC1 gene encoding DEP domain-containing protein 1A isoform X2 — protein: MEGRPAAPAPYRATRLWNEITKYFRAGMPLRKHRQHFKKHGSCFTASEAVDWLHEVLRNNSNFGPEVTRQQTVQLLRKFLKNHVIEDIKGRWGTENLEDNGALYRFPSTSPVKPLPSSCPPKENLENFSRDKERLFKLPHLPRTTLKKHDLLQSLENLENANPDIIEENKEDALHRKEISQEYVQETWRNIILIHLQTILGLPSLEEVLQPSQIVPEYVIYNMTNTSKHGVVILQDKSDLPHWVLSAMKCLAYWPRNNDMSQPTYSGFERDVFRTVADYFLSLPEPLLTFEYYELFVNILVMCGYITIPAICSGKHSVQDEKYDPQPSKILHLNSFKSTECLLLSLLRKEPDKTKKEYEASRKSSADELTFQKQCAKKLQQHKLICKQSSADNLIGGSCQNLSGFRNEQDPPRTFRTRCYSLERIGETPSNVYHKGEYDSLRQSDMNTVLGRRNEKHMFTYEHKPNSVLELGFDSTHQNQTHGIKRVSASTLQDKELLNENCGPKQIRRSLSILGKRNSKSCASINIPVAEITVKPRSQLGGQGKPNASGVASSVDIRTEVSDITINKRLSKSTVELSECSFTHASYMLTGTQNLLQPHLERIAVEALQICCLLLPPPNRRKIQLLMRMISRLSENVDMPRLHDAMGTRSLMIQTFSRCVLCCAEEVDLDELLSTRLVSFLMDHQQEIFKVPTYLQVAVRNHIEYMKMAQCKYPTEEICAILPTYSYCKQITPQEFEEQKVSTSQAAVAELLENIIKDKKLSVKDKKKKLKQFQKEYPLIYQNRFPTTENEAVLFENKPTIKQPMLSLRKPRFRSLRY
- the DEPDC1 gene encoding DEP domain-containing protein 1A isoform X1 is translated as MEGRPAAPAPYRATRLWNEITKYFRAGMPLRKHRQHFKKHGSCFTASEAVDWLHEVLRNNSNFGPEVTRQQTVQLLRKFLKNHVIEDIKGRWGTENLEDNGALYRFPSTSPVKPLPSSCPPKENLENFSRDKERLFKLPHLPRTTLKKHDLLQSLENLENANPDIIEENKEDALHRKEISQEYVQETWRNIILIHLQTILGLPSLEEVLQPSQIVPEYVIYNMTNTSKHGVVILQDKSEDLPHWVLSAMKCLAYWPRNNDMSQPTYSGFERDVFRTVADYFLSLPEPLLTFEYYELFVNILVMCGYITIPAICSGKHSVQDEKYDPQPSKILHLNSFKSTECLLLSLLRKEPDKTKKEYEASRKSSADELTFQKQCAKKLQQHKLICKQSSADNLIGGSCQNLSGFRNEQDPPRTFRTRCYSLERIGETPSNVYHKGEYDSLRQSDMNTVLGRRNEKHMFTYEHKPNSVLELGFDSTHQNQTHGIKRVSASTLQDKELLNENCGPKQIRRSLSILGKRNSKSCASINIPVAEITVKPRSQLGGQGKPNASGVASSVDIRTEVSDITINKRLSKSTVELSECSFTHASYMLTGTQNLLQPHLERIAVEALQICCLLLPPPNRRKIQLLMRMISRLSENVDMPRLHDAMGTRSLMIQTFSRCVLCCAEEVDLDELLSTRLVSFLMDHQQEIFKVPTYLQVAVRNHIEYMKMAQCKYPTEEICAILPTYSYCKQITPQEFEEQKVSTSQAAVAELLENIIKDKKLSVKDKKKKLKQFQKEYPLIYQNRFPTTENEAVLFENKPTIKQPMLSLRKPRFRSLRY
- the DEPDC1 gene encoding DEP domain-containing protein 1A isoform X4 — its product is MEGRPAAPAPYRATRLWNEITKYFRAGMPLRKHRQHFKKHGSCFTASEAVDWLHEVLRNNSNFGPEVTRQQTVQLLRKFLKNHVIEDIKGRWGTENLEDNGALYRFPSTSPVKPLPSSCPPKENLENFSRDKERLFKLPHLPRTTLKKHDLLQSLENLENANPDIIEENKEDALHRKEISQEYVQETWRNIILIHLQTILGLPSLEEVLQPSQIVPEYVIYNMTNTSKHGVVILQDKSEDLPHWVLSAMKCLAYWPRNNDMSQPTYSGFERDVFRTVADYFLSLPEPLLTFEYYELFVNILDLLQPHLERIAVEALQICCLLLPPPNRRKIQLLMRMISRLSENVDMPRLHDAMGTRSLMIQTFSRCVLCCAEEVDLDELLSTRLVSFLMDHQQEIFKVPTYLQVAVRNHIEYMKMAQCKYPTEEICAILPTYSYCKQITPQEFEEQKVSTSQAAVAELLENIIKDKKLSVKDKKKKLKQFQKEYPLIYQNRFPTTENEAVLFENKPTIKQPMLSLRKPRFRSLRY
- the DEPDC1 gene encoding DEP domain-containing protein 1A isoform X3, which gives rise to MTNTSKHGVVILQDKSEDLPHWVLSAMKCLAYWPRNNDMSQPTYSGFERDVFRTVADYFLSLPEPLLTFEYYELFVNILVMCGYITIPAICSGKHSVQDEKYDPQPSKILHLNSFKSTECLLLSLLRKEPDKTKKEYEASRKSSADELTFQKQCAKKLQQHKLICKQSSADNLIGGSCQNLSGFRNEQDPPRTFRTRCYSLERIGETPSNVYHKGEYDSLRQSDMNTVLGRRNEKHMFTYEHKPNSVLELGFDSTHQNQTHGIKRVSASTLQDKELLNENCGPKQIRRSLSILGKRNSKSCASINIPVAEITVKPRSQLGGQGKPNASGVASSVDIRTEVSDITINKRLSKSTVELSECSFTHASYMLTGTQNLLQPHLERIAVEALQICCLLLPPPNRRKIQLLMRMISRLSENVDMPRLHDAMGTRSLMIQTFSRCVLCCAEEVDLDELLSTRLVSFLMDHQQEIFKVPTYLQVAVRNHIEYMKMAQCKYPTEEICAILPTYSYCKQITPQEFEEQKVSTSQAAVAELLENIIKDKKLSVKDKKKKLKQFQKEYPLIYQNRFPTTENEAVLFENKPTIKQPMLSLRKPRFRSLRY